From Edaphobacter lichenicola, one genomic window encodes:
- the xylA gene encoding xylose isomerase yields the protein MGQSIFSSFPTVEYKGAESTSDLAYRWYDADRTVLGKPLREHLRFAVAYWHSLAMNGSDPFGAPTIRRPWMDRSDAMQAAQDKADAAFDLFRVLDLPFYTFHDRDITPDGQTLRESITNLHSMSDYLAKKMESSKTRLLWGTANLFSHPRFMSGAATNPDPEVFAYSATTIKHCMDVTKKLGGENYVLWGGREGYETLLNTSLKRELEQMGRMLALVVEYKHKIGFNGQILLEPKPKEPTVHQYDFDTATVFGFLKRFGLESEVKVNLEANHALLAGHTFEHEIATAADLGILGSLDINRGDPLLGWDTDQFPVDLYSMTLAMYHVIQVGGLGRGGMNFDAKVRRQSTEPEDLLHAHIGGVDMCARAFLIAAKIHEEGRLAEIVDARYAGWDLPENKAMLAGKESLEAIAARSEERNINPQPRSGRQEQLENLINRYL from the coding sequence ATGGGGCAATCGATTTTCAGTAGCTTTCCGACAGTGGAATACAAGGGAGCCGAGAGCACATCCGATCTGGCGTACCGCTGGTATGATGCGGACCGAACAGTGTTGGGAAAGCCACTCCGCGAGCATCTGCGATTTGCAGTCGCTTATTGGCACAGTCTGGCGATGAACGGTAGCGATCCATTCGGCGCGCCGACGATTCGCCGCCCCTGGATGGACCGCAGCGATGCGATGCAGGCTGCGCAAGACAAGGCAGACGCTGCATTCGACCTTTTTCGCGTTCTTGATCTTCCCTTCTACACGTTCCATGACCGCGATATCACTCCCGACGGGCAAACCCTGCGTGAGTCAATTACGAATCTTCACAGCATGTCGGACTACCTGGCGAAGAAGATGGAGTCGTCAAAGACACGGCTGCTATGGGGTACGGCGAACCTGTTCAGTCATCCGCGATTTATGTCCGGCGCCGCGACCAACCCAGACCCAGAAGTCTTTGCTTACAGTGCGACGACGATTAAACATTGCATGGATGTAACGAAGAAGTTGGGCGGCGAAAACTATGTACTGTGGGGCGGGCGCGAGGGCTACGAGACGCTGTTGAACACAAGCCTGAAGCGCGAGCTGGAGCAGATGGGCCGCATGCTCGCATTGGTGGTCGAGTATAAACACAAGATCGGATTCAATGGCCAAATATTGCTTGAACCGAAGCCGAAGGAACCGACCGTGCATCAATACGACTTCGATACGGCGACCGTGTTTGGGTTTCTGAAGAGGTTTGGCCTTGAGAGCGAGGTGAAGGTAAATCTTGAGGCCAATCATGCGTTGCTGGCCGGACACACTTTCGAGCATGAGATTGCCACAGCCGCTGACTTGGGGATTCTTGGTTCGCTCGATATTAACCGCGGCGACCCGTTGCTTGGTTGGGACACGGATCAGTTTCCGGTAGATCTGTACTCGATGACTTTGGCGATGTATCACGTGATCCAGGTTGGGGGCCTCGGGAGGGGCGGAATGAACTTCGACGCAAAGGTACGGCGGCAGTCAACGGAGCCGGAGGATCTGCTGCATGCGCACATTGGGGGCGTGGATATGTGCGCTCGTGCGTTCCTGATTGCTGCGAAGATTCATGAGGAAGGGCGTTTGGCTGAGATTGTGGACGCGCGCTATGCGGGTTGGGATCTGCCGGAGAACAAGGCGATGCTTGCGGGCAAGGAGTCGCTGGAGGCAATCGCTGCCCGAAGCGAAGAACGCAATATCAATCCCCAGCCGCGATCAGGGCGGCAGGAGCAGTTGGAAAATCTGATTAACCGTTACCTGTAG
- a CDS encoding sodium:solute symporter family protein, with translation MTRLNPVDVLILLLYFALVIFIGFYVKGSTNTSEEFFLAGREMSAWVAGLSFVSANLGSLELMGWAGAAYQYGMLATHWYWIGAIPAMLFLGIVMMPFYYISKTHSVPGYLHLRFGEGTRALSAVSFALMTILMSGVNMYAMAVVMQTVLGWNLTFSIWVGAGTVALYVMLGGLRSAIINEVLQFVLIWAGAATIPILGLIEAHGWTNLKAQIATNVGNTNYTHLWNTLGGFKDNPMGVHWTGIVFGLGFVISFGYWTTDFLVVQRVLSANSLRSAKMAPVIGAAFKMAVPLIVILPGLIALGLHNADGSMVFHLVPGSVAKVTGQHSYDDVLPLMLVRYCGPGLLGLGITALIAGFMSGMAGNISAFSTVWTYDLYGAFINKRASDKHYVAMGRWSTVIGMLVSIATAYLVMNAASIMDYVQALFSFFIAPLFGTVILGMLWKRATRAGGFWGLLAGTAASIGMFVWVRLNADGLRYIAMSPDARPMAENLYRALWSWLICVVITVTVSLMTTATPTAQLAGLVYGVTPLPSDGAEKLWQKPAFWAVVVIIVFFILNIVFF, from the coding sequence TCATCTTCATTGGGTTTTATGTGAAGGGGTCTACGAACACGAGCGAAGAGTTCTTTCTTGCTGGAAGGGAGATGTCGGCGTGGGTGGCTGGGCTGAGCTTCGTGTCAGCGAATCTGGGCTCGCTGGAGCTGATGGGATGGGCAGGGGCAGCATATCAATACGGGATGCTTGCAACCCATTGGTACTGGATCGGCGCGATTCCAGCAATGCTGTTTCTGGGCATCGTGATGATGCCGTTCTACTACATCTCGAAGACACACTCTGTACCGGGTTATCTGCATCTGAGGTTTGGCGAGGGCACAAGAGCACTGAGTGCCGTGTCGTTTGCGTTGATGACAATCCTGATGAGCGGGGTCAACATGTATGCCATGGCTGTCGTGATGCAGACAGTGCTTGGCTGGAATCTAACGTTCTCGATCTGGGTGGGCGCGGGAACGGTTGCGTTATATGTAATGCTTGGAGGTCTTCGCTCGGCAATCATCAACGAGGTGCTGCAGTTTGTTTTGATATGGGCGGGCGCAGCAACGATTCCAATCTTGGGGTTGATCGAGGCACATGGCTGGACGAATCTGAAGGCGCAGATTGCGACGAACGTAGGTAATACCAACTACACGCACCTGTGGAACACGCTTGGAGGGTTCAAAGACAACCCGATGGGCGTGCATTGGACGGGCATCGTCTTTGGGCTGGGGTTTGTTATCAGCTTCGGCTATTGGACGACGGATTTTCTTGTGGTGCAGCGGGTGTTGAGCGCGAACAGCCTGCGGTCCGCAAAGATGGCGCCGGTGATCGGTGCGGCGTTCAAAATGGCAGTGCCGTTGATCGTGATCCTGCCCGGTCTGATTGCGCTTGGACTGCACAACGCCGACGGCTCCATGGTGTTTCATCTGGTGCCCGGAAGTGTAGCGAAGGTGACCGGACAGCACAGCTACGACGACGTGCTGCCGTTGATGTTGGTTCGCTACTGCGGCCCCGGGTTATTAGGGCTCGGAATCACGGCGCTGATAGCGGGCTTTATGAGCGGAATGGCGGGTAATATCAGTGCCTTCTCGACTGTCTGGACTTATGACCTCTATGGCGCCTTCATCAACAAGAGAGCGTCTGACAAGCACTACGTAGCGATGGGACGATGGTCAACCGTTATTGGGATGCTTGTATCGATTGCGACGGCCTACCTGGTGATGAACGCGGCGTCGATCATGGATTACGTTCAAGCGTTATTCAGCTTTTTTATCGCGCCACTCTTTGGCACCGTAATTTTGGGGATGCTGTGGAAGAGGGCGACGAGAGCTGGCGGATTCTGGGGGTTGTTGGCCGGAACCGCAGCTTCGATAGGGATGTTTGTTTGGGTTCGTTTGAATGCCGACGGTCTGCGATACATCGCGATGAGTCCTGATGCGCGTCCGATGGCGGAGAACCTTTATCGTGCGCTGTGGAGTTGGCTGATCTGCGTTGTGATAACAGTGACCGTGAGCCTGATGACAACGGCTACGCCCACCGCCCAACTTGCTGGGCTGGTCTACGGAGTAACTCCGCTGCCTAGCGACGGCGCCGAAAAGCTATGGCAGAAGCCTGCCTTCTGGGCAGTCGTGGTGATCATTGTGTTTTTCATTCTGAATATAGTGTTTTTTTAG